Part of the Plasmodium malariae genome assembly, contig: PmUG01_00_16, whole genome shotgun sequence genome is shown below.
TAATGTTAAGAGAtgatatatcaaataatggaatggacaaaaaaaaggatatatctAATACTGAAAAGGAGTGcacagaaaaaaagaaagaattatatagAGGTTCactaaataattatgatggACAAAAACAAGATATGaacaataaatattctaaatttgtgacaaaaaaatatagtcatcttgaaaaaaaaatattcaaagagcTAGATTTTGtagattttcttaaaagGAACAAGAATATTAGTGATAAgacttacaaaaaaataatgcgtAAAAAATTCTCATTACGATTAGGATCacctttattattgtttttgttGTTATCAACTCTACTTATAGTAGATATATCTCTGCGTTCTGCATCTGGAGGAAAGGGATTTTGGGAGCTATTAAATTTAGACACGACTTTAAGTTTTTTGAATACAACTTTGAATCCATATTTTAGTTGGTTATTGCATGCTAAGGATACATCTAAAAATGTATTAGGACCATTATTTAGaattgtattatatgttat
Proteins encoded:
- the PmUG01_00034500 gene encoding fam-l protein, producing the protein MKKSIMIFSFIKIVLLIFLTWIPHLSDHVITSNKYLGKKYTLAIKLDDRIYRLLAKYKKDKDSKVVMLRDDISNNGMDKKKDISNTEKECTEKKKELYRGSLNNYDGQKQDMNNKYSKFVTKKYSHLEKKIFKELDFVDFLKRNKNISDKTYKKIMRKKFSLRLGSPLLLFLLLSTLLIVDISLRSASGGKGFWELLNLDTTLSFLNTTLNPYFSWLLHAKDTSKNVLGPLFRIVLYVIPFLILGVTLILYVFYYHKKVKKYEKIKFSKK